The Arachis hypogaea cultivar Tifrunner chromosome 19, arahy.Tifrunner.gnm2.J5K5, whole genome shotgun sequence genome has a window encoding:
- the LOC112776877 gene encoding malate dehydrogenase [NADP], chloroplastic has translation MAVAELNSAFTKAHLHSSQLSFLSRSVPKHQHCDFPTLHRTQQHARISCSVTQNQVQAPAVQIQEPKSKSDCYGVFCLTYDLKAEEETKSWKKLINIAVSGAAGMISNHLLFKLASGEVFGPDQPIALKLLGSERSLQALEGVAMELEDSLFPLLREVSIGIDPYEVFQDAEWALLIGAKPRGPGMERADLLDINGQIFAEQGRALNAVASRNVKVIVVGNPCNTNALICMKNAPNIPAKNFHALTRLDENRAKCQLALKAGVFYDKVSNVTIWGNHSTTQVPDFLNAKIDGMPVIDVIKDRKWLEEEFTEKVQKRGGVLIQKWGRSSAASTAVSIVDAIRALITPTPKGDWFSTGVYTDGNPYGIAEGIVFSMPCRSNGDGDYVLVKDVIFDDYLRNRIAKTEAELLAEKRCVAHLTGEGIAVCDLPGDTMLPGEM, from the exons ATGGCTGTGGCAGAGTTGAACTCAGCTTTCACAAAGGCTCATCTTCACTCTTCCCAGCTCTCATTTCTATCAAGGAGTGTCCCCAAACACCAACACTGTGATTTTCCAACTCTTCACAGGACCCAACAACATGCAAGGATTTCTTGTTCTGTTACACAAAA TCAGGTGCAGGCTCCAGCTGTGCAAATTCAAGAGCCAAAGTCTAAATCTGATTGCTATGGAGTTTTCTGCCTCACCTATGATTTGAAGGCT GAAGAAGAGACAAAATCCTGGAAGAAATTAATTAACATTGCAGTCTCAGGTGCTGCTGGAATGATTTCCAATCATCTACTTTTCAAG CTTGCTTCTGGGGAGGTTTTTGGTCCAGATCAACCTATTGCGCTGAAACTATTGGGATCGGAAAGATCATTACAAGCTCTTGAAG GTGTTGCAATGGAACTGGAGGATTCTTTGTTTCCGCTGCTGAGAGAGGTGAGTATTGGTATTGATCCTTATGAGGTGTTCCAAGATGCAGAATGGGCATTGCTAATAGGTGCAAAGCCTCGAGGTCCCGGAATGGAGCGTGCTGACTTGTTAGACATAAATGGGCAAATTTTCGCCGAACAG GGAAGGGCACTAAATGCTGTGGCATCTCGCAATGTCAAAGTTATAGTTGTGGGAAACCCTTGCAATACAAA TGCACtaatatgcatgaaaaatgctccTAACATTCCTGCAAAAAATTTCCATGCCTTAACTCGCTTAGATGAGAACAGAGCTAAATGTCAG CTGGCCCTCAAGGCAGGTGTTTTCTATGATAAAGTGTCAAACGTGACAATCTGGGGCAACCACTCAACTACTCAG GTCCCCGACTTCTTAAATGCCAAAATCGATGGTATGCCCGTCATAGATGTGATTAAGGATCGTAAATGGTTGGAAGAAGAGTTCACTGAAAAGGTTCAAAAG AGAGGTGGTGTGCTTATTCAGAAATGGGGAAGATCGTCGGCTGCATCAACTGCTGTCTCAATCGTTGATGCCATACGAGCTTTAATCACTCCTACTCCCAAGGGTGATTGGTTTTCCACTGGT GTATATACTGATGGAAATCCTTACGGAATAGCTGAaggtattgtttttagtatgccaTGCCGATCGAAC GGAGATGGTGATTATGTACTTGTCAAGGATGTAATCTTTGATGACTACCTCCGAAATCGAATAGCCAAG ACTGAAGCTGAACTATTGGCTGAGAAGAGATGTGTGGCTCACCTAACCGGCGAG GGAATTGCTGTTTGTGATCTACCTGGTGATACAATGCTTCCAGGAGAAATGTAA
- the LOC112775338 gene encoding uncharacterized protein → MSRILGPGFRFHPTDDELVQYYLRRKVIGKLNHHDHIGVINIYDYEPWQLPELSKLNTRDLEWYFFTVLDKKYEKGEKTKRATVNGYWKTTGKDRGIKYGDRQVGMKKTLVYHEGRAPTGKRSNWVMHEYRMVDEQLAEVGYQLDAFVLCRIFEKSGMGPKNGEKYGAPFREEDWVEDGDLLEPIADEPVVELSVDQSDAFLETDDLEKKLGTHVVDGSADLPPNPPNYFYGECSHYPQHQEEFVEVPKPLEGTEGRNFDVTGPYAEDTCLENHEMNHNGNSSGFIYGDVNSDEIMDSIVDPLIGAELFLETDDLLNPIEGNSSGADPYTVEGNHPRADPYAAEGNPPGPDPYTAEGNYPGTDPYAVDMLDEYLALPDDDILRYISFDDSPPSMEGENPILEQIPPLIQQNVEEEAKDVSEEKQQKVEGEATNIFKTNKHDLEANSSRGGSASDDANPIAKRFKKWLEDIPAAPAFAAELPSKKDALQLHSAPQSSNTTHVTAGMVSITNITGRGNDMNPMVAKIGGGFNHPIISAVVLIPVSGLLCGKTLFVLTYGWAFLVTFSFLFATVTCKIGTFMYSGK, encoded by the exons ATGAGTCGAATACTCGGTCCCGGTTTCCGCTTCCACCCTACGGACGACGAACTAGTTCAATACTATCTCCGCCGGAAGGTCATCGGAAAACTCAACCACCACGACCACATCGGCGTCATCAATATCTACGACTATGAGCCATGGCAACTCCCCG AATTGTCGAAGCTGAATACTAGAGATTTGGAATGGTATTTCTTCACGGTTCTGGACAAGAAGTACGAGAAGGGGGAGAAGACAAAACGCGCCACCGTCAACGGTTACTGGAAGACCACCGGCAAGGATCGTGGAATCAAGTATGGCGATCGCCAAGTAGGCATGAAGAAGACCCTCGTTTACCATGAAGGAAGGGCCCCGACTGGCAAAAGATCAAATTGGGTTATGCACGAGTACCGGATGGTCGATGAGCAATTGGCGGAAGTCGGATATCAGctg GACGCTTTTGTGCTGTGTAGAATTTTTGAGAAGAGCGGGATGGGCCCTAAGAATGGAGAGAAGTATGGTGCTCCCTTTAGAGAGGAGGACTGGGTGGAGGATGGCGACCTGCTTGAACCGATTGCTGATGAACCTGTGGTTGAGCTGTCTGTTGACCAGAGTGATGCTTTCCTTGAAACTGATGACCTTGAGAAG AAACTTGGTACGCATGTGGTTGATGGAAGTGCTGATTTACCACCAAACCCTCCCAACTACTTTTATGGGGAGTGTAGTCACTATCCTCAGCATCAAGAAGAATTTGTTGAAGTTCCGAAACCTTTGGAAGGTACTGAAGGCCGGAATTTCGATGTAACTGGGCCATATGCTGAGGATACCTGTTTAGAAAATCATGAAATGAACCATAATGGGAATTCTTCAGGATTCATTTATGGTGATGTTAATTCAGATGAAATCATGGATTCCATTGTTGATCCTCTGATTGGTGCTGAATTATTCCTGGAAACAGATGATCTTCTGAACCCAATCGAGGGAAATTCCTCTGGGGCAGATCCTTATACAGTTGAGGGAAATCACCCCAGGGCCGATCCCTACGCAGCTGAGGGAAATCCCCCTGGGCCAGATCCCTACACAGCTGAGGGAAATTATCCTGGGACAGATCCTTATGCTGTGGATATGTTAGATGAGTATCTTGCACTTCCAGATGATGATATTCTGAGGTATATATCCTTTGATGATTCTCCTCCATCAATGGAGGGTGAAAACCCTATTCTAGAGCAGATACCACCTCTTATACAGCAG AATGTGGAGGAAGAGGCCAAGGATGTTTCAGAGGAGAAACAACAAAAGGTGGAGGGAGAAGCCACAAATATTTTCAAGACAAACAAACATGACCTTGAAGCAAATTCTAGCCGTGGAGGATCTGCTTCAG ATGATGCAAATCCAATTGCAAAACGCTTCAAGAAATGGTTGGAAGACATCCCAGCTGCTCCCGCATTTGCTGCAGAGCTTCCATCCAAGAAGGATGCACTCCAGCTTCattctgcacctcagtcttcaaatACTACTCATGTAACTGCAGGAATGGTCAGCATTACAAACATTACTGGAAGAGGCAATGACATGAATCCGATGGTGGCAAAGATTGGAGGAGGGTTCAACCATCCCATTATCTCTGCTGTTGTTTTGATACCTGTTTCTGGCTTACTTTGTGGCAAGACTCTGTTTGTGCTGACATATGGATGGGCTTTTCTGGTGACATTTTCATTTCTGTTTGCCACCGTGACTTGCAAAATTGGAACCTTCATGTATTCTGGAAAATGA